The Sulfurimonas sp. HSL3-2 genome segment CTCAAAGAGCGATTCGTGAATACGACGGTAAAGCAATTTTCTCTAAACACTGGGAAAAGTATTTCAGCGGGTTCCATTATGGATTTAAATCTGTATTGGTAACAAGTGGTGCTGAATTAAAAGCAAAAGCTGAGGAGCATGGTTTTGAATGGTTGAAACAAGAACCTCTTGTAGCAAAACCGGACATGCTGTTTGGTAAGCGTGGTAAAAATGATCTTGTTCTATTTAAAACAAATAAACCAGGTGATGTGACATTAGCTGATGCCGCTGCTTGGATAGATGAAAAAATGTCTCATACGACTACACTATTATCTGGTCAACATGGGCAGTTAACTCATTTTATAGTTGAGCCATTTACTCCGCACTCTCAAGAACAAGAATACTATATCTCTGCGACAACTGTCGGTGAAGATGATGTACTTTATATGTCTGCAGAAGGCGGTATGGAAGTAGAAGAAGGTTGGGATGAGAAAGTTAATGAAGTAGCTATTCCAATTAATATGAATGATGCAGATATGGAACACGCTATTAAAGCAAATATTCCTTCTGATATTCAAGCAAAAGATAAAGAATCATTCATATCATTTGCAATTCAATTCTTTAAATTTTATCGTGATATGAACTTTGCATATTTAGAGATCAATCCGATCGTTATGCTAGATAACAACGAAATGGCGATCTTAGACCTTGTTGCACGTTTAGATGACACTGCAGGTTTTATGATGGCTGATTCTTGGGGTGATATCGAATATCCGACAGCGTTTGGTATGGAAGATCAGTCTCCTGAAGAGAAAGCTATTGCAGAAGCAGATTCAAAATCAGGTGCTTCACTTAAACTTACTATCCTTAATCCACTTGGCCGTATCTGGACAATGGTCGCGGGTGGTGGTGCTTCAGTTGTTTATGCTGATACTATTGCAGATTTAAGCGGTGATGTAAAAGAACTTGCTAACTACGGTGAGTACTCGGGTGGACCGACTACTGGTGAAACAAAGTTCTATGCAGACACTTTGATAGATCTTATGACACGTCACAAAGATGCTAAAGGACGTAATAAGATCCTTATTATCGGTGGAGCTATCGCTAACTTTACTGACGTTGCAAAAACATTTACTGGTATCATCCAGTCATTTGAAGAAAATGTTGCAAAAATGAAAGAACATAACGTACAAATTTATGTACGTCGTGGTGGGCCTAACTATGAAAAAGGTCTTAAAGATATTAAAGAAGCAGCAGATCGTCTAGGTCTGTACATAGAAGTTTACGGACCAGAAACACATGTTACTGACATCGTTCGTATGGCTTTAGAGAAGTAAGGAGATATTAATGGGTGCATTATTTACTAAAGATACACAAGCAATTTTTTGGAATAACAACAAAAGCGCAATTCAGCGTATGCTTGATTATGACTATACTATTTCTCGTGAAAAGCCATCTGTTGCAGCTATCGTAGCTCCAACATCAAATAACAAATTTGAGAAGTTTTTCTATGGACCGGATGAGATAATGGTTCCGGTTTTCCGCTCAACTACTGAGGCGGCACAAGCTTTCCCAAAAGCTGATGTACTTCTTAACTTTGCATCATTCAGAACAGCGTATGATGTGACAATGGAAGCAATAGCAATCAAAGGTCAGTTTAAAACTGTTATGGTTACTGCAGAAGGTATCCCAGAAAGACTTGCAAGAAAGATGAATCAATCAGCTCGTGATGCTGGTGTTACAGTAATCGGACCTGCAACTGTCGGTGGTATCGCTCCGGGTGCATTTAAAATTGCAAACGTTGGTGGAACTATTGAGAACATAGTTAATTCTAAACTTCACCGTGCAGGTTCTTGTGGTCTTGTAACTCGTTCAGGTGGTCTGTTTAACGAACTTTCTAACATCATCGCTATCAACGCTGACGGTATTGCAGAAGGTGTTGCGATCGGTGGTGACCGTTTCGTTGGTTCAGTATTTATCGACAATCTTTTACGTATGGAAAGTAATCCGGAAGTAAAATATATGATCCTACTTGGTGAAGTAGGCGGTACTGAAGAATATAAAGTGATCGAAGCTGTTAAAAACGGTCAAATTAAAAAACCTATCATCGCATGGTGTATCGGTACTATTGCAAAACACTTTAGTTCAGGTGTTCAATTCGGTCACGCAGGTGCAAGTGCAAATGCTGACGCAGAAACAGCAGCTGCTAAAAACAAAGCGATGGCAGAAGCTGGGATATATGTTCCAGAGTCATTCAATGATCTACCAAACAAGATCAAAGAAGTTTATACAAAATTAAAAGCTGACGGTATCATCACAGATATAGCTGAACCTGAACTAAAAGTGGTTCCAAAAGTACGTCGTGCAAAAGAGTTTATTTGTACGATTTCTGATGATCGTGGTGATGAAGCAACATATGCAGGGTATCCTATATCTTCAGTTGCAACTCCTGACACAGGATTTGGTATCGGTGATGTTATTTCACTTCTATGGTTCAAAAAACGTTATCCAAAATGGGCTACTGAGTATATCGAGACTGTTATCAAAACTGTTGCAGATCACGGTCCAGCGGTTTCTGGTGCACACAATGCAAAAGTTACAGCTCGTGCTGGTAAAGATGTAATATCTTCACTTGTTACTGGTCTTTTAACAATTGGTCCACGTTTTGGTGGAGCGATCGATGATGCTGCACGTTATTTCAAATATGCAAACGATAACGGTATGAGCCCGGCTGAGTTTATCAATTATATGAAAGCTGAAGGTAAAACTATTTCTGGTATCGGTCACCGTATCAAATCTGTTCGTAACCCGGATCTTCGTGTAAGTGGACTGAAAAAATTTGCTGCTGAGAACTTCCCGGCAACTCCGTTACTTGACTTTGCACTTGAAGTAGAAAAACTTACTACAAGTAAAAAAGACAATCTTATCTTAAACGTTGACGGTACAATCGGTATCTTGATGGTAGATATGTGGCGTGCACTTGGTTATGCAGAAGACGAGATCGACGGTTTCATCGATGCAGGTGCATTAAATGCATTCTTCGTTGTTGGTCGTTCGATCGGTTTCATTGGTCACGTTCTTGACGAAAAACGTCTTGGTATGCCGATGTATCGCCATCCAATGGATGATATTCTTTATAACGTTGAAAAAGCAGAAGAGCTGTAAGCTCTTTTGTTTTTCACTCCTTACATGTAAACCACTTCTTTTCTCTCCCTTTCATATATTTATTTTATTTTTCTAATTTACTTTATATGACTTTTTCGTTACAATGGAAGAATAATAATTTTATTCTTAAAGAAAAAAAATGAAAAAACCAGCTTTTACTATGTTAGAACTTGTCTTTGTTATTGTAGCGATAGGTATACTTTCTGCCGTGTTTATCCCAAGGTTTGGACAGAATAAGCTTTCAGAAGCGGCTAATCAATTAATTTCGCATATAAGATATACACAGCACTTAGCATTGATGGATGATAAGTTTGATGCAACAGATGGGTCATGGTACAAAAAAAGATGGCAGATAGTTTTTTCTACTGGTGATAATTTTGCTAATAATAGACCGTCATACTCAATATTTAGTGATAAAAATGCAAACGGTAATCTTGATCCAAATGAGATCGCACTAAATCCGATAGATAAGACGAAGTATCTTACAGGGGGTGTTACAGGATATGCACAATTGGATATTCGTAATATGTCGACCTTTGTTGGAACAAAAGAGCTCAACTTAGGTACCAAATACAATATAGATACTATCTCTCTATCAGCAAGTTGCAGTACAGGTACTAGAATAGCTTTTGACCATCTTGGCAGACCGTTAAAAGGTCCGTTGACTAATTATACTTCTCCATATGATACTTCAGGTGGAAGAGGGCTTGTTAGTGCCCCATGTGATATTACAATGACAAGTTCTTATGGAACAGCTACTATAAGAATTGAGCCTGAAACAGGATATGTACATTTACAATAAAACTATTTTTGTCAACAGGAAGAGAGTAAGGATATTCATTTTATAAGAAAACCTAATGAAAAAAGAGGGTAAAAATTACATAAATCAACAAATTTAAAAATTTCTCTAAAATTCTTTCGAAAACCTCTTGACATTGAATTAAAATTTTCCTATAATTCCCGTCCACAAACGATGAGACCTAAAGTTTAGGCCTTGAGAGACGAAAGTTTTTCTAGTTTGAGATCATTGAAAACTAAGCAAGTAAATGACAAGATAACTAACGAAAGTTAGCAGTTTTTGAGTTTACTTAAATAACTAATAACACAACCGTCTATTCATATATTATATATATGTTTAGATACAT includes the following:
- a CDS encoding type II/IV secretion system protein, giving the protein MKKPAFTMLELVFVIVAIGILSAVFIPRFGQNKLSEAANQLISHIRYTQHLALMDDKFDATDGSWYKKRWQIVFSTGDNFANNRPSYSIFSDKNANGNLDPNEIALNPIDKTKYLTGGVTGYAQLDIRNMSTFVGTKELNLGTKYNIDTISLSASCSTGTRIAFDHLGRPLKGPLTNYTSPYDTSGGRGLVSAPCDITMTSSYGTATIRIEPETGYVHLQ
- a CDS encoding ATP citrate lyase citrate-binding domain-containing protein produces the protein MAQRAIREYDGKAIFSKHWEKYFSGFHYGFKSVLVTSGAELKAKAEEHGFEWLKQEPLVAKPDMLFGKRGKNDLVLFKTNKPGDVTLADAAAWIDEKMSHTTTLLSGQHGQLTHFIVEPFTPHSQEQEYYISATTVGEDDVLYMSAEGGMEVEEGWDEKVNEVAIPINMNDADMEHAIKANIPSDIQAKDKESFISFAIQFFKFYRDMNFAYLEINPIVMLDNNEMAILDLVARLDDTAGFMMADSWGDIEYPTAFGMEDQSPEEKAIAEADSKSGASLKLTILNPLGRIWTMVAGGGASVVYADTIADLSGDVKELANYGEYSGGPTTGETKFYADTLIDLMTRHKDAKGRNKILIIGGAIANFTDVAKTFTGIIQSFEENVAKMKEHNVQIYVRRGGPNYEKGLKDIKEAADRLGLYIEVYGPETHVTDIVRMALEK
- a CDS encoding citrate/2-methylcitrate synthase; protein product: MGALFTKDTQAIFWNNNKSAIQRMLDYDYTISREKPSVAAIVAPTSNNKFEKFFYGPDEIMVPVFRSTTEAAQAFPKADVLLNFASFRTAYDVTMEAIAIKGQFKTVMVTAEGIPERLARKMNQSARDAGVTVIGPATVGGIAPGAFKIANVGGTIENIVNSKLHRAGSCGLVTRSGGLFNELSNIIAINADGIAEGVAIGGDRFVGSVFIDNLLRMESNPEVKYMILLGEVGGTEEYKVIEAVKNGQIKKPIIAWCIGTIAKHFSSGVQFGHAGASANADAETAAAKNKAMAEAGIYVPESFNDLPNKIKEVYTKLKADGIITDIAEPELKVVPKVRRAKEFICTISDDRGDEATYAGYPISSVATPDTGFGIGDVISLLWFKKRYPKWATEYIETVIKTVADHGPAVSGAHNAKVTARAGKDVISSLVTGLLTIGPRFGGAIDDAARYFKYANDNGMSPAEFINYMKAEGKTISGIGHRIKSVRNPDLRVSGLKKFAAENFPATPLLDFALEVEKLTTSKKDNLILNVDGTIGILMVDMWRALGYAEDEIDGFIDAGALNAFFVVGRSIGFIGHVLDEKRLGMPMYRHPMDDILYNVEKAEEL